From the genome of Lotus japonicus ecotype B-129 chromosome 6, LjGifu_v1.2, one region includes:
- the LOC130726557 gene encoding putative F-box/LRR-repeat protein 23 isoform X2, whose protein sequence is MDPLMWRTIYLTNRPPYSHSKLAMFCRHAIKRSCGHLEDISIEGIGTDEVLKYIADSGSHLRRICLLKCWEISDKGLREVVKKLPLLEEFEISFSCLSKDTLELMGKCCPNLKVLKFNMKEYKGLKSDAEAFAIAKTMPQLCHLQLLGNRLTNEGLLAILDGCPHLESLDLRVCSNVDLSGSLRERCCKQIRDLRFPEDLSEVSTYVEDEQPDYDYYFECDCGCDCDWSNEGDDRANDEYIIADYYGLL, encoded by the exons ATGGACCCTCTCATGTGGCGCACAATTTACTTGACCAACCGCCCTCCCTATTCACACTCCAAATTGGCGATGTTTTGTCGCCATGCCATCAAACGAAGTTGTGGTCATTTGGAAGACATTAGTATTGAGGGTATTGGCACTGATGAAGTCCTCAAATACATTGCTGATAG TGGAAGTCACCTAAGACGGATTTGTCTTTTAAAATGCTGGGAAATTTCAGACAAAGGGTTGAGAGAGGTTGTGAAGAAGCTTCCACTGCTGGAAGAGTTTGAAATTTCATTCAGCTGCCTATCTAAGGATACTTTGGAACTTATGGGAAAATGTTGCCCAAATTTGAAAGTGCTGaaatttaacatgaaggaaTATAAAGGCTTGAAGTCTGATGCTGAGGCGTTTGCTATTGCAAAAACCATGCCTCAACTATGTCATCTCCAGCTTCTGGGAAACAGGCTCACTAATGAGGGCTTGCTTGCCATTCTTGACGGATGCCCTCATCTTGAATCTCTTGATCTGCGTGTTTGTTCCAATGTCGATTTGAGCGGAAGTTTGAGGGAAAGGTGCTGTAAGCAGATCAGAGATTTACGATTTCCAGAAGACTTGAGTGAAGTTTCCACCTATGTTGAAGATGAACAAcctgattatgattattattttgaatgtgactgtggatgcgACTGTGACTGGAGCAATGAAGGGGACGATAGGGCAAATGATGAATATATCATCGCTGACTATTATGGTCTATTATGA
- the LOC130726557 gene encoding putative F-box/LRR-repeat protein 23 isoform X1 — protein MAASSSRAVKEARGESIEGPNWLELPREVTAKILHKLGPFDIFTNASRVCPLWWKICMDPLMWRTIYLTNRPPYSHSKLAMFCRHAIKRSCGHLEDISIEGIGTDEVLKYIADSGSHLRRICLLKCWEISDKGLREVVKKLPLLEEFEISFSCLSKDTLELMGKCCPNLKVLKFNMKEYKGLKSDAEAFAIAKTMPQLCHLQLLGNRLTNEGLLAILDGCPHLESLDLRVCSNVDLSGSLRERCCKQIRDLRFPEDLSEVSTYVEDEQPDYDYYFECDCGCDCDWSNEGDDRANDEYIIADYYGLL, from the exons ATGGCTGCATCTTCTTCAAGGGCAGTGAAGGAAGCAAGAGGAGAGAGCATAGAGGGGCCAAACTGGCTTGAACTTCCTAGAGAAGTGACAGCAAAGATTCTGCACAAGCTTGGTCCCTTTGACATTTTCACCAATGCAAGCCGAGTGTGTCCTTTATGGTGGAAAATCTGCATGGACCCTCTCATGTGGCGCACAATTTACTTGACCAACCGCCCTCCCTATTCACACTCCAAATTGGCGATGTTTTGTCGCCATGCCATCAAACGAAGTTGTGGTCATTTGGAAGACATTAGTATTGAGGGTATTGGCACTGATGAAGTCCTCAAATACATTGCTGATAG TGGAAGTCACCTAAGACGGATTTGTCTTTTAAAATGCTGGGAAATTTCAGACAAAGGGTTGAGAGAGGTTGTGAAGAAGCTTCCACTGCTGGAAGAGTTTGAAATTTCATTCAGCTGCCTATCTAAGGATACTTTGGAACTTATGGGAAAATGTTGCCCAAATTTGAAAGTGCTGaaatttaacatgaaggaaTATAAAGGCTTGAAGTCTGATGCTGAGGCGTTTGCTATTGCAAAAACCATGCCTCAACTATGTCATCTCCAGCTTCTGGGAAACAGGCTCACTAATGAGGGCTTGCTTGCCATTCTTGACGGATGCCCTCATCTTGAATCTCTTGATCTGCGTGTTTGTTCCAATGTCGATTTGAGCGGAAGTTTGAGGGAAAGGTGCTGTAAGCAGATCAGAGATTTACGATTTCCAGAAGACTTGAGTGAAGTTTCCACCTATGTTGAAGATGAACAAcctgattatgattattattttgaatgtgactgtggatgcgACTGTGACTGGAGCAATGAAGGGGACGATAGGGCAAATGATGAATATATCATCGCTGACTATTATGGTCTATTATGA